One region of Sulfuriroseicoccus oceanibius genomic DNA includes:
- the gnd gene encoding decarboxylating NADP(+)-dependent phosphogluconate dehydrogenase, whose product MENKSDFGLIGLAVMGQNLVLNVESRGFQVSVYNRTGSVTDEFVSAHPDKKLVGTQSLEEFVQSLARPRKVMIMVKAGGPVDAVIESLIPLLEEGDIIIDGGNSLYTDTERRDAWLEKEGLRFIGAGVSGGEEGARKGPSIMPGGPESTWDVMKPIFESISAKVDGEACVTHIGPGGAGHYVKMIHNGIEYGDMQLICEAYSIFKAAGFTAEELAAVFTEWNNGDLESYLIQITAEIFKQNDPETGAPIVDVILDTAGQKGTGRWTIMNAVENAVVISTINAAVEARILSSMKEKRVDASTQLEGPKVELSVEKAALVDKVRDALYASKIISYAQGLDLIATTGEQKGWNLDLAAIAAIWRGGCIIRARFLNRITDAYRNNAELSNLMLDPFFKDVLNKNQQNWREVVALAVSNGIPVPAFSASLGYYDSYRNERLSANLLQAQRDFFGAHTYERTDKPRGEFFHTDWPEVID is encoded by the coding sequence ATGGAAAACAAAAGCGACTTCGGCCTGATCGGGCTTGCTGTGATGGGACAGAACTTGGTGCTCAATGTGGAGAGCCGCGGGTTCCAGGTTTCTGTATATAACCGAACCGGTTCGGTGACCGATGAATTTGTGTCGGCGCATCCGGACAAGAAGTTGGTGGGCACCCAGAGCTTGGAGGAGTTTGTCCAGAGTCTTGCACGCCCACGCAAGGTGATGATCATGGTCAAGGCTGGTGGTCCTGTTGACGCGGTGATCGAGTCATTGATTCCTCTGCTCGAAGAAGGGGACATCATCATTGACGGTGGTAACTCACTTTACACCGACACCGAGCGCCGTGACGCCTGGCTTGAGAAGGAAGGTCTGCGTTTCATTGGTGCCGGCGTTTCCGGTGGTGAGGAAGGTGCCCGCAAAGGGCCATCGATCATGCCTGGTGGACCTGAGTCGACCTGGGATGTGATGAAGCCAATTTTCGAGAGCATCTCCGCCAAGGTGGACGGCGAGGCATGCGTGACCCACATCGGTCCTGGTGGTGCCGGTCACTACGTGAAGATGATCCACAACGGCATCGAGTACGGCGACATGCAGCTGATCTGCGAAGCGTACAGCATTTTCAAGGCAGCTGGTTTCACCGCAGAGGAGCTTGCCGCTGTGTTCACCGAGTGGAACAACGGCGACCTTGAGAGCTACCTGATTCAGATTACCGCTGAGATCTTCAAGCAGAATGATCCGGAGACCGGCGCGCCTATCGTCGATGTGATCCTCGATACAGCCGGCCAGAAAGGCACCGGTCGCTGGACCATCATGAACGCGGTGGAAAACGCCGTGGTGATTTCCACCATCAACGCAGCAGTGGAAGCCCGCATCCTTTCGTCGATGAAAGAGAAGCGTGTCGACGCCAGCACTCAGTTGGAAGGGCCAAAAGTCGAGCTTTCCGTGGAGAAGGCTGCGTTGGTCGACAAAGTCCGCGACGCTCTCTACGCGTCGAAGATCATTTCCTACGCACAGGGGCTGGACCTCATCGCCACCACCGGCGAGCAGAAGGGCTGGAACCTGGACCTCGCGGCAATCGCAGCCATCTGGCGCGGCGGCTGCATCATCCGTGCTCGTTTCCTCAACCGCATCACCGACGCGTACCGCAACAACGCAGAGCTCAGCAACCTGATGCTCGATCCGTTCTTCAAGGACGTGTTGAACAAGAACCAGCAGAACTGGCGCGAAGTGGTTGCTTTGGCGGTTTCCAATGGAATCCCTGTGCCGGCCTTCAGCGCGAGCCTCGGTTACTACGACAGCTACCGCAACGAGCGTCTGTCGGCCAACCTGCTCCAGGCGCAGCGTGACTTCTTTGGCGCGCACACCTACGAGCGCACCGACAAGCCACGTGGTGAGTTCTTCCACACCGACTGGCCTGAGGTGATTGATTAA